A genome region from Nicotiana tabacum cultivar K326 chromosome 13, ASM71507v2, whole genome shotgun sequence includes the following:
- the LOC107804596 gene encoding RING-H2 finger protein ATL78-like, with protein sequence MATTSTLFTQDQFLNFHYSRRILVAATPQLAPSPAAGNSHDPTDLLLVNDIPIDTNVVLVLSVILCGLICSLFLNSIIKCAFKYSSLMLTDSSSNHRSTSTEKLANKGIKKKTLKTFPVITYTTGLEHPGIDDSECVICLSEFGVGEKIKVLPKCNHCFHVNCIDKWLNSHSSCPTCRHCLIETCQKSVNGDSSVTTTAIPNSQVANNISSSAATVQEIIIRIEPLQREDVVSSN encoded by the coding sequence ATGGCAACTACTTCCACACTTTTCACTCAAGATCAATTCTTGAACTTCCACTACTCAAGAAGAATACTTGTAGCAGCCACTCCACAATTGGCTCCGTCGCCGGCAGCCGGAAACAGCCACGACCCAACAGATTTACTACTAGTGAACGATATCCCCATTGATACAAATGTTGTGCTAGTCTTGTCTGTAATTTTATGTGGCTTGATTTGTTCACTTTTCTTGAACTCCATTATAAAGTGTGCATTTAAGTACTCTAGCCTAATGTTAACAGACTCATCCTCAAACCATAGAAGCACTTCTACAGAAAAGCTAGCCAATAAAGGAATCAAGAAGAAAACCCTCAAAACATTTCCAGTTATAACTTACACTACTGGATTGGAACATCCAGGAATTGATGACTCTGAGTGTGTAATTTGCTTATCAGAATTTGGAGTTGGAGAGAAAATTAAGGTTCTGCCTAAGTGCAACCATTGCTTCCACGTCAACTGTATTGATAAATGGCTGAATTCCCACTCTTCTTGCCCTACTTGTAGGCACTGCCTTATTGAAACTTGTCAAAAAAGTGTGAATGGAGACAGTTCTGTTACTACAACTGCAATTCCAAATTCTCAGGTAGCTAACAATATCTCATCATCAGCAGCAACAGTTCAAGAAATCATAATTAGGATTGAACCACTCCAACGTGAAGATGTGGTATCTAGCAATTAA